The Apium graveolens cultivar Ventura chromosome 10, ASM990537v1, whole genome shotgun sequence nucleotide sequence ATGGATTGTTTCCCCCTCCAATATTTTACTGATCTTTCTAACGTATTGTATCATGTGTCCATGAGCACATAATAAGCACCATAGAAAAACCAAAAACCGATATGTAAACGGTGACCAATACCCTTATGCGTGTACATCCTACAAATCTTTAACAAATTTTACGCAGGTCATCCTGTGTTCGCAAAATATTCATCGTGCTCCTGGCTTCTGTAATTATATAATGATTTGAAGTCAAATATTGGTGACAAATTGTGTGTTAGCAGCCATAACAATCAGGCAATTAGACAAGTTTGCAGGAAGGATCTAGAACAAGGCAGTGCCAGCTCTGGATAGCTGGCCAAACAAATCCTCTCAAACTTTTATTCATTTTATCATAATGCCAAAATTGCCATGCTGTAATTTTTAGCCAAGTACAAGAGAACCTTCAAGATCCAAGAAAACAATTTTCCTGGTTCTCAAAATCGTTACTCACTATGAAATCTCATCAAGTATACAATGCTGTTCAAACCTATCATGCTATTATATACATCCATCGATTGAGTATGCAAAAATGAATGCACCTTTCTGAATGTGTTAACTCGACATACCTGACTCTGCTCAAAACTCTGTATGCTAATGGGAGTCACTGACCAAAGTAATTGTGGTCAGAATGTTTATACTGTATCATGACATGGATCATCCGGACGTGAATTTGGCACCCTTGGAAAGCCGATAGATCATCTAAATATTTGCATGTAAGCTTACCGAGATTTCTTTCCCATCTTCGGATTCTTTAGCATTCGGATACATTGAGGAGTGACTTCCACTAGTTCATCCTCTTGAATGTACTCTATGCAGTCATCTAAACTATACTCCAAATGGGTATCAAGAACCACTGCACAGTCCATAAGGTAGATAAATTATTAGGTTCAACAAGACAGAATGTGGCACATACCTTTATACTCCTAACGATTTCAAATAAATATAATACAAGACGGAAGCATACTGAAAGAAACTATATAATAACAAGAAGTTCTGTCCATAATTGAAGTTAATCACTTTCTGTCAATGTAACTAAGAGGTTTCTCACCTGTGACTTCTTTATTGGAACGCACATTTGTAGCAGCCTTTTTCTTGCACACGTTCAATGCTAAGTCACCAGGCCTTTGATGAATGCCAACAATCATACCTTTATATACCTCGGCTCCAGGGCTGATAAACAACTGTCCTCTTTCTTGTGCACTAAATAGAGCATAAGATGTAGTGGTTCCATTCTCAAAAGCAACCTATAACCAGTCGCGCTAAATCTCATGGACAAGAAATGGACTAAAGACCCAACTTTTCAAACATTTATTACATACCACGATTTTTGCTATTACTTGTACAAATACTTACCAATGACCCCTGATCACGTGTAGATATATCACCGGCCCAGGGTCCATAGCTATCAAAAATTGTGTTCAGAATTGCTGTGCCTCGGGAAGCCGTCAAAATTGCATTCCTCAGTCCAAGAAGTCCACGAGTTGGTATCTTATATTTAAGCAATGTCGTTCCTTCAGACCTAGTATATTAGGAATAATCAATTTTTATATAATCTTGCAAATATTTAGGACAAAAGGACATTTTTTCTTTATGTGGACAAGTAAAAGGAGGTTTGTTCAAAATGAAGAGCAAATCACGGAAACCATGTCAAAGGAAAGTAAAACTAGATTTGAATTTACAATCAGACATGACAAACAATTGATATTTTTTCGTTTCAATAATAGTACGATATCAACCAAATTTTTGCTTGTGGATATAATGTTTCTGCCAAAATGCCAAAGAATCAGATAATGGTTCAAATGAAGGAATAGGCATGTTACTAAAGTTCCAGACAAGCATTTAGCAATAATCACCATGCCATGGCCTAATCCTATATCATCATTTCCGGAAAGGATTTTCTTTACTTGTGTTTAATAAGTTGGAATCTCTGTTTCTAGTGAGGGATCTACTTCACTTTTACAGTATAACAATCCAATATGCCAGCAAATCTTCATTTTCAACATGATAACACATGTTTTAGAATTAAAGAACTAGCTGGGTAAAAATCTCGGGATTGTGATCAAGTGTATGCAGAAGCTAGAAAATAAATTTCTTTGTTATGTGATTCAACATCTCCAATAATGGAAATCCAAAATATTATGTTGTATAAACCACATATATAATAAAAAAAGTCTTTCCGCATACCCTAGCCCTTGCATATCTAACATCTGGCCTCGTCTTTTTCCTAAAAGCTCAACCACCGAACCCATGTGTGCTTCAGGTACCTCCACAGAGGCAATCTGCAAGTACCCATACATAGAATCTGATTTCATAAGCTGCCTGATATGAAACTTAAAACAAAATACTTCTTCATAACATAACCATAGTTTAGCGTCTTTTTGCCATTCCTCAGGCATTTACCACAGTACAAAACTAAAAAAGAAACCCCAACTATTTCTTGATACCCTTGTACATATAATTGCTGATGCAGTCTATAGTTTTGGCAGAAACAGAGCTTTTTAAATAAGCGATCAATTTAAATCTATTTTAGTACAGCTGTACGGCCACCATTTTGAATATTGAGGCTATACTGCAATTACTAAAACTTGAACCAACCCTTATCCAAAACACTCCTTATAAAAGCTTGGACACTCAGATTAATCCAGACTAAGAAGAGAAAAAAAATACTTTCTCAAGTTAAAATCATGTTCCTATTTTTCGAGAAAAAACAGAAGCATGCTACTAACTAAAAAAACTGTACAAAGACCGAATACATTTGAAGTTGAAGGAATTGTTATATATTATACAAACCATAACAATGAGCACCCACCTCATAAGGTTCCAGCAATTTATCATTTACTCTCTTATTGATAACTTTAGGAGGTCCAACCATAAATTCGTAATTCTCTCTTCGCCTGAAATTTGTGTCACCGTAATAACATGTGTGAAGAATATCAGTACGGGTCAAGACATGAACAAATAAATTAAAGTCGGGAAATTTGAACTCCTTACATGTTCTCTATAAGTATAGTAATGTGTAAAGTACCACGACCGCTAACAAGAAATGTATCCGCAGTTTCACCATCTTCAACTTTCATAGCCAAATTTCGCTCAATCTCGCGGTAGAGCCTGTCTCTTAAGTTTCTACTGGTAACGTATTTCCCCTACAAAATAATAGAGAGCATGTCACTTAAGCCCTGAAGAATATCAGCATCAGCAGGAAACACGCTGCAATTAGATCATAACTACACAGGCACAAAGTGCACCAAAAACTGGTTTATTATTGTGGcatttaaatatatatacatagaAGGAGAGTGATTATGTAAATCATGTAGAAGGCGGAGTGGCTGCACCTCTAGTAGAGATACAAATTTCACACACACAACACAAGTCTTAAAACGTTTTAAAGGGAAACAAGTATGCCAAGAAAATATGCTTTATATATAAGGATGTACCATGTGACTTCCACAATCAGCAAACATTTGAGAAAATTATATTAGAAAGTACTTCCAAAATTGGATTGTACACAGCAAAACGTGTACCCAGATACTTATTTTCACACACCTCGCGGCCTACAAATGGTGACGTATTAATAGAGAAAGCCATCTTCACTGTTGGTTCTTCGACTCTAATGGCAGGTAAAGGCTTCCCGAAAGTCTTATCAGCAATTGTTTCCCCAATCTGAGTATAGAGAACAAGTTTCTTGTCATTAGTTTGTACAGTAAATTTAGGCTTTTTACATACACAAGTCATGTTGTCTATATAAGAAAGCATGGTTCTACCTGAATATCATCGATACCACAGACCGCACAGATATCACCGGCTTCAACAGATTCTACAGGAACCCTATAAAACTTCTCATAGACAAAAAGTTCactaacttttgaaaatctgcATGCATCGTCTGGGGTGCATACCTACAAGTGCAGTGACAATTAgaacaaaatttttaaacaaCTGGCTTCTTAGGACAAGATCTAAGGAATTTTGGTAGAAGCACGTAGTTATGCATGGATGATTTCAGATAAAAACATGAAACAGAATCGAAGTTCCAATTCATAGTAAAAGTAACATTTCATTTAAGATAATCTAGAAGAGATTATGACATGTAGTTGTCGTGGCACCCAGGCCCCAATCGGTGTTAGATAAGTTGGCATCTTTGTTCATGAATATCAATGAAACTACAAGTAGTAATGAGCTTCAAGTATAATGTGCCTGTAACTATATCAATACGTCTCACAAATACAATGAATTTCCGATTTTCGCAAATACATTTGTTTGAGATTTGAGAAAGCGTCAGAAAAAGTCTTTCGTGATTGGTGAATTGCAAAGAAAAAGTTAGTCTAAAGTAGTAGCAATTTCCAGAGAAGAAAATACATTTATTACTCGATCTAGTTGGTGCTTTTAAAATTAAAGTAATTATCTAACAATATTATAGAATGTTTAACTGGTGACTTGTAAAgatgaatttttatttacttgaCAACTTAACCTAACTCTCCCCGAAAGCAGTCAATCTAATTCTAACAAAATTGAGAAAAAAAAACCTTAATTCCATAATTGTAATGATTCTATATTAATCCCTATAAATGATTAgggaaaataaaattaatgtaACCACAGCAGAAGTAGGTGCAATGCATCTTACCCGCACTTCCATTCCTCTGGTTAGAATTCCAGCATGCAGACGTCCAATAGCAATCCTTCCTTTGTGTTCCTCATATTCGGTATTTGTTGCCTACAATCATATTTTAGAAGTAACAATATTCAGCATAGATTTCCTGTACATATTACATTAGTACCAACTGCAAGATAGATTGGCAGAGCGAGAAATATTTATATCAGAGTGTAGAGATGTTCTCATTGTAGAATTAACACCATATGCTTTATAGCAATCAAATGAGGTACTGCTTTCATGGCAGATAATGTTTGTTGATGTGCTCTTGTAAGCAAGACCaagtttctatttttt carries:
- the LOC141690117 gene encoding putative elongation factor TypA-like SVR3, chloroplastic, with product MEMAIGINNSIKPTFCLNPIRTRSFNSTSPFVKTQSFARLNKKLLFNGCFSKNPGFNSVKCSVSEVADTDTAAEAAAAATERRSKLMRRSDIRNIAIVAHVDHGKTTLVDSMLKQAKVFRDNQVVQERIMDSNDLERERGITILSKNTSITYKDTKINIIDTPGHSDFGGEVERVLNMVEGVLLVVDSVEGPMPQTRFVLKKALEFGLAVVVVVNKIDRTSARPEFVVNSTFELFIELNASDEQCDFQVIYASGIKGKAGLVPDNLAEDLGPLFETIIRCIPGPHIDKDGALQMLATNTEYEEHKGRIAIGRLHAGILTRGMEVRVCTPDDACRFSKVSELFVYEKFYRVPVESVEAGDICAVCGIDDIQIGETIADKTFGKPLPAIRVEEPTVKMAFSINTSPFVGREGKYVTSRNLRDRLYREIERNLAMKVEDGETADTFLVSGRGTLHITILIENMRRENYEFMVGPPKVINKRVNDKLLEPYEIASVEVPEAHMGSVVELLGKRRGQMLDMQGLGSEGTTLLKYKIPTRGLLGLRNAILTASRGTAILNTIFDSYGPWAGDISTRDQGSLVAFENGTTTSYALFSAQERGQLFISPGAEVYKGMIVGIHQRPGDLALNVCKKKAATNVRSNKEVTVVLDTHLEYSLDDCIEYIQEDELVEVTPQCIRMLKNPKMGKKSR